A genomic window from Cinclus cinclus chromosome 5, bCinCin1.1, whole genome shotgun sequence includes:
- the NOCT gene encoding nocturnin — protein MYQSSARCLCSALPALCCAPAAASACRLPLPRPRSHPALPGPAAPRAAAGGPPAPGTPPRTVCSMGNSTSRLYSVLAKTLSSGAASQHQDCLEQLDSAQLDPIDPKDLLEECQIVLQKRPPRFQRNFVNLKKNTASNHRPIRVMQWNILAQALGEGKDNFVQCPMEALKWEERKCLILEEILVYKPDILCLQEVDHYFDTFEPLLSRLGYQCTFFPKLHSPCLDVEHNNGPDGCATFFLKERFELISSANIRLTAMELKTNQVAIAQTLKCHETGRLFCIAVTHLKACTGWERFRSAQGCDLLQNLKNITQGAKIPLIVCGDFNAEPTEEVYREFSNSSLNLNSAYKLLSPDGQSEPPYTTWKIRPSGECRHTLDYIWYSQHALNVTSALGLLTEEQIGPNRLPSFNYPSDHLSLVCDFSFNQDPDRLL, from the exons ATGTACCAGAGCTCCGCGCGCTGCCTCTGCTCGGCCCTTCCCGCCCTCTGCtgcgctcccgccgccgcctcggCCTGCCGCCTGCCGCTGCCGCGGCCCCGCTCCCACCCGGCgctccccggccccgccgccccgcggGCAGCAGCGGGcggcccgcccgccccggggACGCCGCCCCGCACAG TGTGTTCCATGGGAAACAGCACCAGCAGGCTCTACAGTGTGCTCGCCAAGACGCTGAGCAGTGGTGCCGCATCCCAACACCAGgactgcctggagcagctggactCAGCACAGCTGGATCCTATAGACCCCAAGGATTTGCTGGAGGAATGTCAGATCGTTCTGCAGAAGAGGCCACCCCGGTTTCAAAGGAACTTTGTGAACCTGAAGAAGAATACTGCCAGTAACCATCGCCCCATCCGGGTCATGCAGTGGAACATCCTCGCCCAAG CTCTCGGGGAAGGCAAAGACAACTTTGTTCAGTGCCCAATGGAAGCTCTGAAATGGGAGGAGAGGAAGTGCCTCATCCTGGAGGAAATCCTCGTGTACAAGCCCGACATCTTGTGCCTTCAGGAAGTCGACCACTACTTTGACACCTTTGAGCCGCTCCTCAGCCGCCTGGGCTACCAGTGCACCTTTTTCCCAAAGCTGCATTCACCGTGCCTGGATGTGGAGCATAACAACGGGCCGGACGGCTGCGCCACGTTCTTCCTCAAGGAACGCTTCGAGCTCATCAGCAGTGCCAATATCCGGCTGACGGCCATGGAGCTGAAGACCAACCAGGTGGCCATCGCCCAGACGCTCAAGTGCCACGAAACCGGGAGGCTCTTCTGCATCGCCGTCACCCACCTGAAAGCCTGCACGGGCTGGGAGAGGTTCCGCTCCGCCCAGGGCTGTGACCTCCTCCAGAACCTGAAGAACATCACCCAAGGAGCAAAGATCCCCCTGATTGTCTGCGGAGACTTCAACGCCGAGCCCACCGAGGAGGTGTACAGGGAGTTTTCCAACTCCAGCCTCAATTTAAACAGTGCATACAAGCTGCTGAGCCCTGACGGACAGTCGGAGCCCCCCTACACCACCTGGAAGATCCGGCCCTCTGGAGAGTGCCGGCACACGCTGGATTATATCTGGTATTCCCAGCATGCCTTGAACGTGACCTCAGCCCTGGGCTTGCTGACTGAAGAGCAAATTGGGCCCAACAGGCTGCCCTCGTTCAATTACCCTTCCGATCACCTGTCCCTTGTGTGTGACTTTAGTTTTAATCAGGACCCTGACAGACTGCTGTAA